A single window of Hippocampus zosterae strain Florida chromosome 15, ASM2543408v3, whole genome shotgun sequence DNA harbors:
- the epb41l3b gene encoding band 4.1-like protein 3b isoform X13 — protein sequence MTTESGADSEAKQQQQQEESTETPSENPKAAEPATPQNLPEQLPAAVGHSTPARKEQETQEDDQESRQSSTSRLSRSPLKGVKKVKIMQCKVTLLDGSDYTLNVEKRVKGQFLFDKVCDHLNLLEKDYFGITYRDVEKQKNWLDPTKDLKKQIRTGPWNFAFNVKFYPPDPSQLTEDITRYYLCLQLRDDVVSGRLPCSFATHTVLGSYTAQSELGDFDPEELGSDYISELRFAPNQTKELEEKVMELHKSYKGMTPAEAEMHFLENAKKLSMYGVDLHHAKDSEGVEIMLGVCASGLLIYRDRLRINRFAWPKILKISYKRNNFYIKIRPGEFEQFESTIGFKLPNHRAAKRLWKVCVEHHTFFRLVSPEAPPKKFLTLGSKFRYSGRTQAQTRRASSQIIRPAPFFERSASKRYNMSRSLDGAPITENHDTLMKDSGIAANARGDIITTVTTEKKAEEEKAEREDARADTTEAAAGTLTPLRQEAKTDSEQTDFAFDGDITATESDADDDSEMPTQDKEPPAEMVKHQTNITEMKRSFLETDTGVPGLTEWERRLSSSPARSPRMDEPPMIEPLDLQDEEDQEPGTRDETKAEPKATEAAKYLLNCPADSTLVDRAPPTGPKGISPLGALDDDVFSAEEKTPDSQEEFSEKSAARMSPGSVREEVSQAITDKRGMLIILKEAEVETQVKEEMEKLPITKMEALLEDMSQVKGSPKKAMASWVSEVARAEESEVFRVLTEEVTKTFEQPKPDMAPITLSETAPLAVSTLGWVSSSVTSEKASPDSEQKKPVVMEMDTATEKSACTEEDVVCTKEMPVVHTETKTITYESGVGDMNGDTDPGVLLSAQTITSETTSTTTTTHITKTVKGGISETRIEKRIVITGDSDIDHDEALAQAIKEAKEQHPDMSVTKVVVHKETEITPDEGED from the exons GAGACGCAAGAAGACGACCAAGAATCCCGCCAGTCATCCACCAGTCGTCTCTCCAGGTCTCCTTTAAAAGGAGTGAAGAAGGTGAAGATCATGCAATGCAAGGTGACACTGCTGGACGGTTCTGACTACACTTTGAATGTGGAG AAGCGGGTCAAAGGCCAATTTCTCTTTGACAAAGTCTGCGATCACCTTAATCTGTTGGAGAAGGACTACTTTGGCATTACGTACAGAGATGTGGAGAAACAAAAG AATTGGCTGGATCCGACTAAGGACCTGAAGAAGCAGATCAGGA CCGGCCCCTGGAACTTTGCTTTTAACGTGAAGTTTTATCCTCCGGACCCCTCCCAGCTGACCGAGGATATCACAAG GTACTACCTGTGCCTGCAGCTTCGAGATGACGTCGTTTCAGGCCGTCTCCCTTGTTCCTTCGCCACCCACACTGTTCTGGGCTCGTACACCGCACAGTCGGAGCTGGGCGACTTTGATCCGGAGGAGCTGGGCAGCGACTACATCAGCGAACTACGCTTCGCACCCAACCAGACCAAAGAGCTGGAGGAGAAAGTCATGGAGCTCCACAAGTCCTACAA GGGGATGACTCCGGCTGAAGCCGAAATGCATTTCTTGGAAAATGCAAAGAAACTCTCCATGTACGGTGTGGATCTCCACCACGCCAAG GACTCGGAAGGCGTGGAGATTATGTTAGGAGTGTGTGCCAGTGGTCTCCTCATCTACAGGGACAGGCTGCGTATCAACCGTTTCGCCTGGCCCAAAATCCTCAAGATCTCCTACAAGAGGAACAACTTCTACATCAAAATCCGGCCCGGCGAG TTTGAGCAATTTGAAAGTACCATCGGCTTCAAGCTTCCCAACCACCGTGCTGCCAAACGGCTGTGGAAGGTCTGTGTTGAACACCACACCTTCTTCAG GTTGGTGTCACCTGAGGCGCCCCCAAAGAAGTTCCTCACCCTCGGCTCCAAGTTCCGCTACAGCGGCAGGACGCAGGCGCAGACTCGCAGGGCCAGCTCGCAGATCATTCGTCCTGCGCCCTTCTTCGAGCGCTCCGCCAGCAAACGTTACAACATGTCACGCAGCTTGGACGGAG CGCCCATCACCGAGAATCACGATACTCTGATGAAGGACAGCGGCATCGCCGCCAACGCCAGGGGAGACATCATCACCACGGTGACTACCGAGAAGAAGGCAGAGGAAGAGAAGGCGGAGCGGGAGGATGCCCGTGCGGATACGACTGAAGCCGCCGCCGGCACCCTGACGCCGCTCAGACAAGAAGCAAAG ACAGACAGCGAACAAACTGACTTTGCCTTCGATGGAGATATAACTGCCACGGAG TCGGATGCAGACGACGACTCTGAGATGCCCACGCAG GACAAAGAGCCCCCCGCCGAGATGGTCAAGCACCAGACCAACATCACCGAGATGAAgcgctccttcctggagacggACACCGGCGTCCCAGGCCTCACCGAGTGGGAGCGGAGGCTCTCCTCATCCCCGGCGCGCTCGCCCCGAATGGACGAGCCGCCCATGATAGAACCTCTGGACCTGCAGGAT GAAGAAGATCAGGAGCCCGGCACTAGAGACGAGACAAAGGCGGAGCCTAAAGCCACTGAG GCGGCGAAATATCTGCTGAATTGCCCTGCAGATAGTACCCTAGTGGACAGAGCGCCCCCAACAGGGCCGAAGGGGATTAGCCCATTGGGCGCTCTGGATGATGACGTTTTCtcagcggaggagaaaacccccgACTCCCAAGAAGAGTTTTCTGAGAAGTCCGCGGCTAGGATGAGCCCGGGCTCCGTAAGGGAGGAAGTGTCCCAGGCCATCACCGACAAAAGGGGCATGCTCATCATCTTGAAGGAGGCCGAGGTGGAAACACAAGTGAAAGAAGAGATGGAAAAGCTCCCCATAACCAAGATGGAGGCACTGCTTGAGGACATGTCTCAGGTCAAAGGCTCGCCCAAGAAGGCCATGGCCTCGTGGGTGTCGGAGGTGGCGAGAGCGGAAGAGTCGGAGGTCTTCAGAGTGTTGACGGAGGAGGTGACAAAGACCTTTGAGCAACCAAAGCCCGACATGGCTCCGATAACGCTCTCGGAGACCGCGCCCCTAGCAGTG TCAACTCTCGGATGGGTTTCTTCTTCTGTGACTTCCGAAAAG GCATCACCTGACTCGGAGCAGAAGAAACCTGTTGTCATGGAGATGGACACAGCGACGGAAAAATCTGCA TGTACGGAAGAGGACGTGGTCTGCACCAAAGAGATGCCCGTGGTTCATACAGAGACTAAGACCATCACATATGAATCTGGAGTG GGCGACATGAATGGCGACACAGACCCCGGCGTGTTGCTGAGCGCCCAGACGATCACCTCGGAAaccaccagcaccaccaccactacgCACATCACTAAG ACTGTAAAAGGAGGCATTTCAGAAACAAGAATCGAGAAAAGGATCGTCATCACGGGAGACTCCGACATCGACCATGATGAG GCTCTGGCTCAGGCCATAAAGGAGGCTAAAGAGCAGCACCCTGACATGTCAGTGACCAAAGTAGTGGTACATAAAGAGACAGAGATCACGCCAGACGAGGGGGAGGACTGA
- the epb41l3b gene encoding band 4.1-like protein 3b isoform X7, with amino-acid sequence MTTESGADSEAKQQQQQEESTETPSENPKAAEPATPQNLPEQLPAAVGHSTPARKEQETQEDDQESRQSSTSRLSRSPLKGVKKVKIMQCKVTLLDGSDYTLNVEKRVKGQFLFDKVCDHLNLLEKDYFGITYRDVEKQKNWLDPTKDLKKQIRTGPWNFAFNVKFYPPDPSQLTEDITRYYLCLQLRDDVVSGRLPCSFATHTVLGSYTAQSELGDFDPEELGSDYISELRFAPNQTKELEEKVMELHKSYKGMTPAEAEMHFLENAKKLSMYGVDLHHAKLVGRLYQGLARAEGEDSEGVEIMLGVCASGLLIYRDRLRINRFAWPKILKISYKRNNFYIKIRPGEFEQFESTIGFKLPNHRAAKRLWKVCVEHHTFFRLVSPEAPPKKFLTLGSKFRYSGRTQAQTRRASSQIIRPAPFFERSASKRYNMSRSLDGAPITENHDTLMKDSGIAANARGDIITTVTTEKKAEEEKAEREDARADTTEAAAGTLTPLRQEAKCSPCALTTSPLGSELSLPSSPVSSTKVRRRCRENTRKRASSVSPVKDSAGRRRQQARSDRQAALLAERALLLSARKQRLEQRGGVRGGTLFSFSLHLPDLSAVLDEDGYLSFPDLSEMRFLPECAQNFLPIKSPSLIPCFLFIFFFLLSTSFSVPYALTLSFPLALCLCYLEPKAASLTACIAQGYHDYDSSEEEEQTDSEQTDFAFDGDITATESDADDDSEMPTQDKEPPAEMVKHQTNITEMKRSFLETDTGVPGLTEWERRLSSSPARSPRMDEPPMIEPLDLQDEEDQEPGTRDETKAEPKATEAAKYLLNCPADSTLVDRAPPTGPKGISPLGALDDDVFSAEEKTPDSQEEFSEKSAARMSPGSVREEVSQAITDKRGMLIILKEAEVETQVKEEMEKLPITKMEALLEDMSQVKGSPKKAMASWVSEVARAEESEVFRVLTEEVTKTFEQPKPDMAPITLSETAPLAVSTLGWVSSSVTSEKASPDSEQKKPVVMEMDTATEKSACTEEDVVCTKEMPVVHTETKTITYESGVGDMNGDTDPGVLLSAQTITSETTSTTTTTHITKTVKGGISETRIEKRIVITGDSDIDHDEE; translated from the exons GAGACGCAAGAAGACGACCAAGAATCCCGCCAGTCATCCACCAGTCGTCTCTCCAGGTCTCCTTTAAAAGGAGTGAAGAAGGTGAAGATCATGCAATGCAAGGTGACACTGCTGGACGGTTCTGACTACACTTTGAATGTGGAG AAGCGGGTCAAAGGCCAATTTCTCTTTGACAAAGTCTGCGATCACCTTAATCTGTTGGAGAAGGACTACTTTGGCATTACGTACAGAGATGTGGAGAAACAAAAG AATTGGCTGGATCCGACTAAGGACCTGAAGAAGCAGATCAGGA CCGGCCCCTGGAACTTTGCTTTTAACGTGAAGTTTTATCCTCCGGACCCCTCCCAGCTGACCGAGGATATCACAAG GTACTACCTGTGCCTGCAGCTTCGAGATGACGTCGTTTCAGGCCGTCTCCCTTGTTCCTTCGCCACCCACACTGTTCTGGGCTCGTACACCGCACAGTCGGAGCTGGGCGACTTTGATCCGGAGGAGCTGGGCAGCGACTACATCAGCGAACTACGCTTCGCACCCAACCAGACCAAAGAGCTGGAGGAGAAAGTCATGGAGCTCCACAAGTCCTACAA GGGGATGACTCCGGCTGAAGCCGAAATGCATTTCTTGGAAAATGCAAAGAAACTCTCCATGTACGGTGTGGATCTCCACCACGCCAAG TTGGTAGGGCGTCTCTATCAAGGCTTGGCTCGTGCCGAGGGAGAG GACTCGGAAGGCGTGGAGATTATGTTAGGAGTGTGTGCCAGTGGTCTCCTCATCTACAGGGACAGGCTGCGTATCAACCGTTTCGCCTGGCCCAAAATCCTCAAGATCTCCTACAAGAGGAACAACTTCTACATCAAAATCCGGCCCGGCGAG TTTGAGCAATTTGAAAGTACCATCGGCTTCAAGCTTCCCAACCACCGTGCTGCCAAACGGCTGTGGAAGGTCTGTGTTGAACACCACACCTTCTTCAG GTTGGTGTCACCTGAGGCGCCCCCAAAGAAGTTCCTCACCCTCGGCTCCAAGTTCCGCTACAGCGGCAGGACGCAGGCGCAGACTCGCAGGGCCAGCTCGCAGATCATTCGTCCTGCGCCCTTCTTCGAGCGCTCCGCCAGCAAACGTTACAACATGTCACGCAGCTTGGACGGAG CGCCCATCACCGAGAATCACGATACTCTGATGAAGGACAGCGGCATCGCCGCCAACGCCAGGGGAGACATCATCACCACGGTGACTACCGAGAAGAAGGCAGAGGAAGAGAAGGCGGAGCGGGAGGATGCCCGTGCGGATACGACTGAAGCCGCCGCCGGCACCCTGACGCCGCTCAGACAAGAAGCAAAG TGCTCCCCTTGTGCCTTAACCACCAGCCCGCTTGGCTCTGAGCTCTCACTCCCCTCATCCCCCGTGTCATCAACAAAAGTGCGGCGACGGTGCAGGGAAAACACGCGCAAGCGGGCCTCCTCGGTGAGCCCAGTGAAGGACAGCGCCGGCCGTCGCCGCCAGCAGGCCCGCTCGGATCGGCAAGCGGCCCTGCTGGCGGAGCGGGCGCTTCTGCTGTCGGCCCGcaagcagcggctggagcagagaGGCGGGGTGCGCGGCGGCACGCTCTTCTCTTTCTCGCTGCACCTGCCCGACCTGTCAGCTGTCCTGGACGAGGACGGGTACCTCAGCTTCCCCGACCTGTCGGAGATGCGCTTCCTGCCAGAGTGCGCGCAGAACTTTTTGCCCATCAAGTCCCCGTCGCTCATCCCCTgcttcctcttcatcttcttctttctGCTCTCCACCTCCTTCTCTGTGCCCTACGCCCTCACTCTTTCCTTCCCCTTGGCGCTGTGCCTCTGCTACCTGGAGCCCAAGGCAGCCTCGCTGACCGCCTGCATAGCCCAGGGCTACCATGACTATGACAGttcagaggaagaggag CAGACAGACAGCGAACAAACTGACTTTGCCTTCGATGGAGATATAACTGCCACGGAG TCGGATGCAGACGACGACTCTGAGATGCCCACGCAG GACAAAGAGCCCCCCGCCGAGATGGTCAAGCACCAGACCAACATCACCGAGATGAAgcgctccttcctggagacggACACCGGCGTCCCAGGCCTCACCGAGTGGGAGCGGAGGCTCTCCTCATCCCCGGCGCGCTCGCCCCGAATGGACGAGCCGCCCATGATAGAACCTCTGGACCTGCAGGAT GAAGAAGATCAGGAGCCCGGCACTAGAGACGAGACAAAGGCGGAGCCTAAAGCCACTGAG GCGGCGAAATATCTGCTGAATTGCCCTGCAGATAGTACCCTAGTGGACAGAGCGCCCCCAACAGGGCCGAAGGGGATTAGCCCATTGGGCGCTCTGGATGATGACGTTTTCtcagcggaggagaaaacccccgACTCCCAAGAAGAGTTTTCTGAGAAGTCCGCGGCTAGGATGAGCCCGGGCTCCGTAAGGGAGGAAGTGTCCCAGGCCATCACCGACAAAAGGGGCATGCTCATCATCTTGAAGGAGGCCGAGGTGGAAACACAAGTGAAAGAAGAGATGGAAAAGCTCCCCATAACCAAGATGGAGGCACTGCTTGAGGACATGTCTCAGGTCAAAGGCTCGCCCAAGAAGGCCATGGCCTCGTGGGTGTCGGAGGTGGCGAGAGCGGAAGAGTCGGAGGTCTTCAGAGTGTTGACGGAGGAGGTGACAAAGACCTTTGAGCAACCAAAGCCCGACATGGCTCCGATAACGCTCTCGGAGACCGCGCCCCTAGCAGTG TCAACTCTCGGATGGGTTTCTTCTTCTGTGACTTCCGAAAAG GCATCACCTGACTCGGAGCAGAAGAAACCTGTTGTCATGGAGATGGACACAGCGACGGAAAAATCTGCA TGTACGGAAGAGGACGTGGTCTGCACCAAAGAGATGCCCGTGGTTCATACAGAGACTAAGACCATCACATATGAATCTGGAGTG GGCGACATGAATGGCGACACAGACCCCGGCGTGTTGCTGAGCGCCCAGACGATCACCTCGGAAaccaccagcaccaccaccactacgCACATCACTAAG ACTGTAAAAGGAGGCATTTCAGAAACAAGAATCGAGAAAAGGATCGTCATCACGGGAGACTCCGACATCGACCATGATGAG